From Aristaeella lactis, the proteins below share one genomic window:
- a CDS encoding type I phosphomannose isomerase catalytic subunit, with protein MNMNVFPLVMTPAFRHGSQTPWGGHALKELFGKDTPEDITGESLEVSALPGLESCVSGGEYAGKTLREMHSLWGKSLTGLEGKDFPLLLKFLDTRQPLSVQVHPDDSYALSHEGKLGKSEAWYILDAAPGAELVYGINTRGESLRSVLDAGKLESCLCRTEVHAGDVFYIPAGTVHALGAGIRCYEIQQTSDLTYRLWDWGRVGKDGRPRQLHIEQAIAVSNINSLPVRGETVEKLPGGLRTLLVSDPHFRLYACDLGGRLSLATGKMQFLSATAKGCTLCWEDHRISLLPWQTAVLPAALPEIAVEGRGRILVSSPA; from the coding sequence ATGAACATGAATGTCTTTCCGCTTGTTATGACCCCGGCCTTCCGCCACGGTTCGCAGACTCCCTGGGGCGGTCATGCCCTGAAGGAACTTTTCGGAAAAGATACTCCGGAGGATATCACCGGTGAAAGCCTGGAAGTTTCCGCCCTGCCCGGACTGGAAAGCTGTGTTTCCGGCGGGGAGTATGCCGGCAAAACGCTGCGGGAGATGCATTCCCTCTGGGGAAAATCCCTGACCGGCCTGGAAGGAAAGGACTTCCCGCTGCTGCTGAAGTTTCTGGACACCCGTCAGCCTCTCTCTGTCCAGGTCCATCCCGATGACAGCTATGCCCTCTCCCATGAAGGCAAGCTCGGCAAGAGTGAGGCATGGTATATCCTGGACGCTGCGCCCGGGGCTGAGCTGGTGTACGGAATCAACACCCGCGGAGAGTCCCTGCGGTCCGTCCTGGATGCAGGAAAGCTGGAAAGCTGCCTGTGCCGCACAGAGGTTCACGCGGGAGATGTGTTCTATATCCCCGCCGGAACAGTGCATGCCCTGGGAGCCGGCATCCGGTGCTACGAAATCCAGCAGACCAGTGACCTCACCTACCGTCTCTGGGACTGGGGCCGGGTCGGAAAGGACGGCAGGCCCCGTCAGCTGCACATTGAGCAGGCAATTGCCGTTTCCAACATCAATTCCCTCCCCGTCCGTGGGGAAACCGTGGAAAAGCTTCCCGGCGGCCTTCGCACGCTGCTGGTCAGCGATCCGCATTTCCGGCTGTATGCCTGTGACCTGGGCGGCAGGCTGTCCCTGGCCACCGGCAAAATGCAGTTCCTGAGTGCCACCGCCAAAGGCTGTACCCTGTGCTGGGAAGATCACCGGATCTCCCTCCTTCCCTGGCAGACCGCCGTTCTCCCTGCCGCCCTGCCGGAAATCGCTGTGGAAGGCCGCGGTCGGATCCTTGTTTCCAGTCCTGCGTAA
- a CDS encoding NlpC/P60 family protein, giving the protein MERLHAAFRRFCFPVLLVILLLLAGAALADGPHTIVLKCGGDGFVGTDKKGNQKTVTLEPAVSIETDDGETWTLDELTKLPDFEVVGAALRFSVSSFSGEELYYTLICGKTIAVPQAVRTGRNLWDVTSVVSTWLKDRKTEMKLTPVYKQHPWGMRIQQDSVSLQLTFTTSAKLSDSPWDKVSYNMLYEASLSMLEAGNTFVDHYDETACSLMDVSLPNGVPYYYAGGSEDKFLRRFFPSTTTRYYREDHMYLCGLDCVGMTHLVYEKCGLERHPSISDLLFYGIGSSLLKNNDPMRWPAFLKPGDLIAVKHGTFHIMMYLGTLRQFGWTERDAGEAVNLLDAPLVIHCGGSPFYYERYQKYIEEMGYKNTLPPDGGVTVSVIMETNQDAPHSTDTSWGKHFGWYMIDNQPLLVFPLDDCTDMAWYGPEK; this is encoded by the coding sequence ATGGAACGTCTTCATGCCGCTTTCCGCCGCTTCTGCTTTCCGGTGCTGCTGGTTATCCTGCTTCTGCTGGCCGGCGCGGCGCTGGCAGACGGCCCGCATACGATCGTGCTGAAGTGCGGCGGAGACGGCTTTGTGGGAACAGACAAAAAAGGAAACCAGAAGACAGTCACTCTGGAACCCGCGGTGAGCATTGAGACCGATGATGGAGAAACCTGGACGCTGGACGAACTGACAAAATTGCCGGATTTTGAAGTAGTCGGCGCGGCACTCCGGTTTTCCGTGAGTAGTTTTTCAGGAGAGGAACTGTACTATACCCTGATCTGCGGCAAAACGATCGCGGTTCCCCAGGCGGTGCGGACGGGACGGAACCTGTGGGACGTCACCTCGGTGGTATCCACGTGGCTGAAGGACCGGAAGACGGAAATGAAGCTGACGCCGGTGTACAAACAGCATCCCTGGGGGATGCGGATCCAGCAGGATTCCGTGTCCCTGCAGCTGACCTTTACCACATCGGCAAAGCTGTCGGATTCCCCGTGGGACAAGGTGAGCTATAACATGCTGTATGAAGCCAGCCTGTCCATGCTGGAGGCCGGAAACACCTTTGTGGATCACTATGATGAAACCGCGTGCAGCCTGATGGACGTCAGCCTGCCGAACGGCGTTCCGTACTACTATGCCGGCGGCAGCGAGGACAAATTCCTCAGACGGTTTTTCCCGAGCACCACTACCCGCTATTACCGGGAAGATCATATGTACCTGTGCGGACTGGACTGCGTGGGAATGACCCACCTGGTATATGAAAAATGCGGCCTGGAACGGCATCCGTCCATTTCGGACCTGCTGTTCTACGGCATCGGCAGCAGCCTGCTGAAGAATAATGATCCCATGCGCTGGCCCGCTTTCCTGAAGCCAGGTGACCTGATCGCCGTGAAGCACGGGACCTTCCATATTATGATGTACCTGGGAACGCTCCGGCAGTTCGGCTGGACGGAAAGAGACGCGGGAGAGGCGGTAAACCTGCTGGATGCCCCGCTGGTGATCCACTGCGGCGGCAGTCCGTTCTATTATGAGCGCTACCAGAAATATATCGAAGAAATGGGATATAAGAACACCCTGCCTCCGGACGGCGGTGTGACGGTATCCGTGATCATGGAAACAAACCAGGACGCGCCCCACAGCACAGACACTTCCTGGGGAAAGCATTTCGGCTGGTATATGATCGACAACCAGCCCCTGCTGGTTTTCCCGCTGGATGACTGCACCGACATGGCCTGGTACGGGCCGGAGAAATAA
- a CDS encoding RNA polymerase sigma factor yields MNSETCERLYNTYYMRVFSYIMTMAGDRHTAEEITQEAFFKAFSKSSSFRNESDEVTWLCAIAKNCFVDETRRRSKTTSIPEELPAAGKSIEQQITDKDSSFRIHTALHALDEPYREVFELRVFGELSFSQIGTIFGKTENWARVTYHRAKLKLMERMDEHE; encoded by the coding sequence GTGAACAGTGAAACCTGTGAGCGGCTTTATAACACATACTACATGCGGGTATTCTCCTATATTATGACGATGGCCGGCGACCGGCATACCGCCGAGGAGATCACCCAGGAAGCGTTCTTCAAAGCCTTCTCCAAGTCTTCCTCCTTCCGGAATGAATCGGACGAAGTCACCTGGCTGTGCGCCATCGCGAAGAACTGCTTCGTGGATGAGACGCGCCGCAGGAGCAAAACCACTTCGATCCCGGAAGAGCTTCCCGCCGCGGGAAAGAGCATTGAGCAACAGATCACGGATAAGGATTCCTCCTTTCGGATTCATACCGCGCTCCACGCCCTGGACGAACCCTACCGGGAAGTCTTCGAGCTTCGGGTCTTCGGTGAACTGTCCTTCAGCCAGATTGGTACCATCTTCGGCAAGACAGAAAACTGGGCCCGGGTCACATATCATC